One region of Luteolibacter sp. Y139 genomic DNA includes:
- the argH gene encoding argininosuccinate lyase, whose amino-acid sequence MWKGRFAQDTSSLVQQFGESISYDWRLFPHDIAGSIAHARAQQTAGLLTAEEFSAIEKGLLEIKADIEDGRFEFKTSLEDIHMNIEAELTKRIGPAGAKLHTARSRNDQVATDTRLYSRTEIDILLEALSGLQSALLNRAEKYAATVIPGYTHLQRGQPVTVGHHLLAYVEMLERDKGRLADARKRLNVSPLGSGALAGSTINLDRRAIAAELGFDSVTTNSMDAIADRDYIAETLFAIGLCGVHLSRLSEDLILWCTAEFGFVVFSDAHTTGSSLMPQKKNPDVCELTRGKSGRLIGNLMNLLVAVKGLPLTYNRDLQEDKPPLFDSIDTLKLILAVNTEMVAAMEIREERCLSAASDPMLLATDLADWLVKQGVPFRHAHELVGKAVAESVKTGVPLDKLDLTKIDSAYTADAGSVFNLQRALAARTNPGAPSVENVKAEITRWKNSGTP is encoded by the coding sequence ATGTGGAAAGGTCGTTTTGCCCAGGATACCTCCTCGCTCGTCCAGCAGTTCGGTGAGTCGATCAGCTATGACTGGCGTCTCTTCCCGCACGATATCGCCGGCTCCATCGCCCACGCCCGCGCCCAGCAGACCGCCGGCCTCCTGACCGCCGAGGAATTCAGCGCCATCGAAAAGGGCCTGCTCGAAATCAAGGCCGACATCGAAGACGGCCGCTTCGAGTTCAAGACCTCCCTCGAGGACATCCACATGAACATCGAGGCCGAGCTCACCAAGCGCATCGGCCCCGCCGGCGCCAAGCTCCACACCGCCCGCTCGCGAAACGACCAAGTCGCCACCGATACCCGCCTCTACTCCCGCACGGAAATCGACATCCTGTTAGAAGCCCTGTCCGGCCTCCAGTCGGCCCTCCTCAACCGCGCCGAAAAATACGCCGCCACCGTCATCCCCGGCTACACCCACCTCCAGCGTGGCCAACCGGTCACCGTCGGCCACCACCTCCTCGCCTACGTCGAAATGTTGGAGCGCGACAAGGGCCGCCTTGCCGATGCCCGCAAGCGCCTCAATGTCTCCCCCCTCGGCTCCGGCGCACTCGCCGGATCCACCATCAATCTCGATCGCCGCGCCATCGCCGCCGAACTCGGCTTCGATAGCGTGACCACGAACTCGATGGATGCCATCGCCGACCGTGATTACATCGCCGAGACCCTCTTCGCCATCGGCCTCTGCGGCGTTCACCTCTCGCGCCTCAGCGAGGACCTCATCCTCTGGTGCACCGCCGAGTTCGGATTCGTCGTCTTCTCCGACGCCCACACCACCGGCTCATCGCTGATGCCGCAGAAGAAGAATCCCGATGTCTGCGAACTCACCCGCGGCAAGAGCGGCCGCCTCATCGGCAACCTCATGAACCTCCTCGTCGCAGTGAAGGGCCTTCCCCTCACCTACAATCGCGATCTCCAGGAAGACAAGCCGCCCCTCTTCGACTCCATCGATACGCTCAAGCTCATCCTCGCCGTGAACACCGAGATGGTCGCCGCGATGGAGATCCGCGAGGAACGCTGCCTCTCCGCTGCCAGCGACCCGATGCTGCTCGCGACCGACCTCGCCGACTGGCTCGTCAAGCAAGGCGTCCCCTTCCGCCACGCCCACGAACTCGTCGGCAAGGCCGTCGCCGAATCCGTCAAAACCGGCGTCCCACTCGACAAGCTCGATCTCACCAAGATCGACTCCGCCTACACCGCGGATGCCGGCAGCGTCTTCAATCTCCAGCGCGCCCTCGCCGCCCGCACCAATCCCGGAGCACCTTCGGTCGAGAACGTGAAAGCGGAGATCACCCGCTGGAAGAACTCGGGCACGCCGTGA
- a CDS encoding STAS domain-containing protein, with protein MSSENAILVGVFDGFTWIRCEGKGSFVISPVMKECAEGRIAAGERCLVIDLEACTGMDSTFMGQLASFAARLSKLGAKGGVQIAGAGERNRSSLEDLGLDCLLEIDPPVAPWRGKAGDIRAELEPYQPGHSPTVKERARHILEAHQTLASTSEENARKFAGVVGILEQEVAENERKAD; from the coding sequence GTGAGTTCGGAAAACGCCATTTTGGTCGGAGTCTTCGACGGGTTTACCTGGATTCGATGCGAGGGGAAAGGTTCCTTCGTCATCAGTCCGGTCATGAAGGAATGCGCAGAGGGCCGGATCGCGGCAGGAGAGCGATGTTTGGTCATCGACCTCGAAGCGTGCACCGGGATGGACTCCACTTTCATGGGGCAGCTGGCGAGTTTCGCGGCCCGATTGTCGAAGCTGGGAGCCAAGGGTGGCGTCCAGATCGCTGGTGCGGGTGAGCGCAATCGCAGCTCGCTGGAGGATCTGGGACTTGATTGCCTGCTTGAGATTGACCCGCCGGTCGCTCCGTGGCGCGGCAAGGCCGGAGACATCCGGGCCGAGCTGGAGCCCTATCAGCCGGGGCATTCGCCCACGGTGAAGGAGCGGGCGCGGCATATTTTGGAAGCTCACCAGACGCTGGCTTCGACCAGCGAGGAAAACGCCCGGAAGTTCGCCGGCGTAGTCGGGATCCTTGAACAAGAGGTCGCCGAAAACGAACGAAAAGCCGACTGA
- a CDS encoding PEP-CTERM sorting domain-containing protein: MTVPFPLPALLFALLPLGAMAQTYVDLDFSHNVQAATQMYPNNSTLGPYYSSASYMDFTSAGSYNGNSVDVRVSFLGLTDGESSDFRGSSTYQWVGWIPDYNTLDASNDLGVYYRHDGNYAQQQGGIAWSLSFFEGGGSFSTPITLPGVRLLIYDHDGEPFQSESIRAFAGDGLTGYQLHGSSGILASDEGGSYRFDAAGAGQPETTPHGGMILYYQNTSSIRFDMFSTTQPGLPVQNNGIFAAWDGDLGLTDGTTGGFNPLVVVPEPTAPLLLSVASMGMLLRRSRRAINA, translated from the coding sequence ATGACCGTGCCGTTCCCCCTCCCCGCCCTGTTGTTCGCCCTCCTCCCGCTCGGAGCGATGGCGCAGACTTACGTCGATTTGGATTTCAGCCACAATGTGCAGGCTGCCACCCAAATGTATCCGAACAACTCCACGCTCGGCCCCTACTACAGCTCGGCGTCGTACATGGATTTCACCAGCGCCGGCAGCTACAATGGCAATTCAGTCGATGTCCGCGTGTCCTTTCTCGGACTGACCGATGGCGAAAGCTCCGACTTCCGCGGATCGAGCACCTATCAATGGGTCGGCTGGATCCCCGACTACAACACCCTCGATGCCAGCAACGATCTCGGCGTCTACTATCGCCACGATGGAAACTACGCCCAGCAGCAGGGCGGCATCGCATGGTCGCTTTCCTTTTTCGAGGGCGGTGGCAGCTTCAGCACGCCGATCACGTTGCCGGGCGTGCGCTTGCTCATCTACGATCATGATGGCGAGCCATTCCAATCGGAGTCGATCCGCGCCTTCGCCGGAGACGGCCTCACTGGCTACCAGCTTCACGGCAGCAGCGGCATCCTCGCCTCGGATGAAGGCGGCAGCTATCGCTTCGACGCCGCCGGCGCAGGCCAGCCCGAGACCACACCCCACGGTGGGATGATCCTCTATTACCAGAATACCTCGTCGATTCGCTTCGACATGTTCTCCACCACCCAGCCCGGTCTCCCGGTGCAGAACAATGGTATCTTCGCCGCATGGGATGGCGACCTCGGACTGACCGACGGCACCACGGGTGGCTTCAATCCCCTCGTGGTCGTGCCGGAGCCGACCGCTCCGCTTTTGTTAAGCGTCGCCTCCATGGGCATGCTGCTTCGCCGCAGCCGCCGGGCGATCAATGCGTGA
- a CDS encoding PP2C family protein-serine/threonine phosphatase — protein sequence MEHLLPYSLLALMLIGLAIALSRKKRELSSKNAELSAFEGEEHRMFAFLHDLGAAIDSNTTMSGLSRLIVDGVDRVVAARGGALYLLDDSRTRLQPKYLSAQCPPLIPVPEDVRQRTEKDPRALESHLRLAQVQADEGMLGAILSSGEAQFVPEVKAHPAFRDGALHYGPDTMALVAPLRHGGKDLGILAVTRIREDGAFTANDFAVFRSVAEQSAFAIGSALVHREASEKRQMEGELRNAREVQRVLLPQGDPVVPGYRISGTNQPARIISGDYYDYFDLGDGRHGVVIADVSGKGVAAGLLMAMCRSVLRSLATAHGNPADALGLVNRQLFPDIREDMFISLFYAVIEGDGGAMKLVRAGHDPALLYRAAEKSVTLLKPPGLALGIDEGDVFERVTKVHEIHLEPGDCLLFHTDGVKEAVDAAGEEFGMDRLRDAFREGAGLGAEASIRAVERELSRFAAGAPQMDDVTLVAIEKR from the coding sequence ATGGAACACCTTCTCCCTTATTCCTTGTTGGCCCTGATGCTCATTGGGCTGGCGATCGCCTTGTCGCGGAAAAAGCGGGAGTTGTCTTCGAAGAATGCCGAGCTTTCGGCCTTCGAGGGGGAAGAGCACCGGATGTTCGCCTTCCTCCACGATCTGGGTGCCGCGATCGATAGCAATACCACCATGAGCGGCCTTTCGCGGTTGATCGTGGATGGGGTGGACCGCGTGGTGGCGGCCCGGGGTGGAGCGCTTTACCTGCTGGACGACTCGCGCACGAGGCTGCAGCCGAAATACCTTTCCGCGCAGTGCCCGCCGTTGATTCCGGTGCCGGAGGACGTGCGGCAGCGCACGGAGAAGGACCCGCGGGCCTTGGAAAGCCACCTTCGGCTGGCCCAAGTGCAGGCGGACGAGGGAATGCTGGGGGCGATCCTTTCCTCGGGTGAGGCGCAGTTCGTTCCCGAGGTGAAGGCTCATCCTGCTTTCCGGGACGGGGCGCTGCACTACGGCCCGGATACGATGGCTCTGGTCGCTCCGCTGCGTCACGGTGGCAAGGATCTCGGAATCCTGGCGGTGACCCGGATCCGCGAGGACGGGGCATTCACCGCGAATGATTTTGCGGTCTTCCGGAGCGTGGCCGAGCAGTCCGCTTTCGCGATCGGCAGCGCGCTGGTCCATCGCGAGGCCAGCGAGAAGCGCCAGATGGAGGGAGAGCTTCGCAATGCCCGGGAGGTCCAGCGCGTGCTGCTGCCGCAGGGTGACCCGGTGGTGCCGGGCTATCGCATCAGCGGAACCAATCAGCCCGCGCGGATTATCAGCGGCGACTACTATGACTATTTCGATCTCGGTGATGGCCGCCATGGCGTGGTCATCGCAGACGTGTCGGGAAAAGGCGTGGCCGCGGGGCTTCTGATGGCGATGTGCCGCAGTGTCCTACGCTCGCTCGCCACGGCGCATGGCAATCCGGCCGACGCGCTGGGGCTGGTGAATCGGCAGCTCTTCCCGGACATCCGGGAGGACATGTTCATCAGCCTCTTTTACGCGGTGATCGAGGGCGATGGCGGTGCGATGAAGTTGGTGCGTGCGGGGCACGATCCGGCTTTGCTTTATCGGGCCGCGGAGAAGTCGGTGACGCTCTTGAAGCCGCCAGGCTTGGCGCTGGGGATTGATGAAGGCGATGTTTTCGAACGTGTCACCAAGGTCCACGAGATCCATCTCGAGCCGGGAGATTGCCTGCTGTTTCACACCGATGGCGTGAAGGAGGCGGTGGACGCTGCGGGCGAGGAGTTCGGCATGGATCGCTTGCGGGATGCCTTCCGCGAAGGAGCAGGGCTGGGTGCCGAGGCATCGATCCGGGCGGTGGAACGCGAGCTCTCGCGTTTCGCGGCCGGGGCGCCTCAGATGGATGACGTGACGCTGGTGGCGATCGAGAAGCGATAG
- a CDS encoding non-ribosomal peptide synthetase, with translation MSETRHDLDATQAPEAADVLAFPASVAQQVFWYLELLQPGVSAFNIPMRFRLEGALDTNLLERSLRTIIERHESLRTHFEEEGGELLQIVSPDSNFDFPIYDVSSLPESERLQEADRLGSIEAQRPFHLATGPVFRAELVKLSATSHILHVTVHHAMFDGSSMTVLTEELAQIYQAYHDGKECPLELPPIQYGDFSVWQRDFLEGPEVAKQLAYWKDRLTNMAELDLPTDRPRPAAKSWNGDLISSLLPRDLTNRLQAIAARNGATLYHLLLAAYKVLLHRYSGMTDIAVGSPITGRTRAEMERLIGVFINSLVLRSDLSGDPSFESLVCQVRDTALSAVENQDLPFECLVRALKPNRDSSRNPLFQVNFTHQRSFAKAGKFGGVELIPIPSRSPGAIFDLHFFMVERAEGWRVTCDFSTDLFDHATARRMLAHYQRLLEGIAEAPQRNLSELEILTAEEKETILGQWSRNEATGSVDTIPSLFAQAASTHSTRTALVFGEHTLTYTQLHVEAATLAARLIESGVKPGDLVALCSKPSPEMIVGLLGILLAGGAYVPLDPDYPAQRFALLLEESGAKVGLAAPGLAFSFGEWNGTLLEIPRIGNATSVDLPHIALSPEHPAYLLFTSGSTGKPKGVLVPHRGVTRLVRDNGFMPITAEDVFLQAAPLSFDASTLEIWGPLLNGGTLVIPSQGTGLDEIATAVREKGVTALWLTAGLFQVMIEEHMASLKGLRYLLAGGDVLSVSHIRQALAALPGTTLINGYGPTENTTFTTCHIIGEQDCERPSIPIGRPIANTTAFILDDQGRPVPAGIHGELFTGGAGLALGYHGDPTLTAEKFITHPQFGRLYRTGDLCRWLADGTIEFIGRRDHQVKVRGFRIEPGEIETVLASHPEVRQAKVAVRGDTAETKRILAWAIVEQGSLLDSTKLDAWLSARLPAFLQPDGVMIVDAFPVTANGKIDLAALPDPAKAPPEARIFTPPQGEIEQQLAAIWSELLGTSEIGREDDFFSLGGHSLMALRLFSRISRDFGRSLPLAALLSHPTIARLASLLQSESQPSPVKSGKRGHLVTLFDRGTPPPLFCIHGGDGGVIFYRGLAERMTGDFPIHAIEALSLSNSTPIEESSVEETAAAYIQELLAVHSSGPFRLAGYSFGGVVAHEMACQLTEQGHTVEFLGLFDTHNPTAPSKRYSLGGRLGAFWQQQDDLPLPAKLERLRERIAEGIAVHRQVKKEVSEAMNMGPAEAHSDLRRVQVREENWRAMQAYRPRSYAGTTTLFKAMTPSDKVEWPADYGWSSVALGGLRIIPVPGRHLTLFDEGNIGPLARALQEALQTTAIA, from the coding sequence ATGAGCGAGACCCGTCACGACCTGGATGCGACCCAAGCGCCAGAGGCCGCGGACGTACTGGCGTTTCCCGCGTCAGTCGCCCAACAGGTCTTTTGGTACCTGGAGCTGCTCCAGCCCGGCGTCTCGGCCTTCAATATCCCCATGCGCTTCCGCCTGGAAGGCGCGCTCGATACGAATTTGTTAGAGCGATCGCTGCGAACCATCATTGAGCGCCACGAATCACTGCGGACCCACTTCGAGGAAGAAGGCGGCGAGCTGCTCCAAATCGTTTCCCCGGACTCAAACTTCGACTTCCCGATCTACGACGTCTCCTCCCTGCCGGAAAGCGAGCGCCTACAGGAAGCCGACCGCCTCGGCAGCATCGAGGCACAACGCCCCTTCCATCTCGCCACCGGCCCGGTCTTCCGCGCCGAGTTGGTGAAGCTCTCCGCCACCTCCCACATCCTCCACGTCACCGTCCATCACGCGATGTTCGACGGCTCGTCGATGACCGTCCTTACCGAAGAGCTCGCCCAGATCTACCAAGCCTATCACGACGGCAAGGAATGCCCGCTCGAACTCCCACCGATCCAATACGGCGACTTCAGCGTGTGGCAGAGGGACTTTCTTGAAGGCCCCGAAGTCGCCAAGCAACTCGCTTACTGGAAAGACCGGCTGACAAACATGGCCGAGCTGGATCTCCCCACCGACCGCCCGCGCCCCGCCGCGAAGTCGTGGAACGGCGACCTCATCTCCTCCCTCCTGCCCCGCGATCTTACCAATCGCCTGCAAGCCATCGCCGCCCGAAACGGAGCCACCCTCTATCACCTGCTGCTCGCAGCGTATAAAGTTCTCCTCCACCGCTACAGCGGCATGACCGACATCGCCGTCGGCTCGCCCATCACCGGCCGCACCCGCGCCGAGATGGAGCGCCTCATCGGCGTCTTCATCAATTCGCTAGTCCTCCGCAGCGACCTCTCCGGCGACCCATCGTTCGAAAGCCTCGTCTGCCAAGTCCGCGATACCGCTCTGTCGGCAGTCGAAAACCAGGACCTGCCCTTCGAGTGCCTCGTCCGCGCCCTGAAGCCGAACCGCGACTCCAGCCGCAACCCCCTCTTCCAAGTCAACTTCACCCATCAGCGTTCATTCGCCAAAGCCGGCAAGTTCGGCGGCGTCGAACTGATCCCTATTCCCTCACGCTCCCCCGGCGCCATCTTCGACCTCCACTTCTTCATGGTCGAGCGCGCCGAAGGCTGGCGCGTCACCTGCGACTTCAGCACTGACCTCTTCGACCACGCCACCGCCCGCCGCATGCTCGCGCACTATCAGCGCTTGCTCGAAGGAATTGCGGAAGCCCCACAAAGAAACCTCTCGGAACTGGAGATCCTAACAGCCGAAGAGAAGGAAACGATCCTCGGTCAATGGTCTCGCAACGAAGCGACTGGCAGCGTCGACACCATCCCCTCCCTCTTCGCCCAAGCAGCATCGACTCACAGCACTCGCACCGCCCTCGTCTTCGGCGAGCACACGCTCACCTACACCCAACTCCACGTCGAAGCCGCTACCCTGGCAGCACGCCTCATCGAATCCGGCGTGAAGCCCGGCGACCTGGTAGCTCTCTGCTCGAAGCCATCGCCCGAAATGATCGTCGGCCTCCTCGGTATCCTGCTGGCCGGCGGTGCCTACGTCCCTCTCGATCCCGACTACCCGGCTCAGCGCTTCGCCCTCTTGTTAGAAGAATCCGGCGCGAAAGTCGGCCTCGCCGCTCCCGGCCTCGCCTTCTCCTTCGGCGAATGGAACGGCACCTTGTTAGAGATCCCCAGGATCGGAAACGCCACCTCGGTCGATCTTCCCCACATCGCCCTTTCCCCGGAGCACCCTGCCTACCTCCTCTTCACCTCAGGCTCCACCGGCAAGCCAAAGGGCGTGCTGGTCCCCCATCGCGGCGTCACCCGGCTCGTCCGCGACAACGGCTTCATGCCGATCACCGCCGAAGACGTCTTCCTCCAGGCCGCCCCCCTCTCCTTCGACGCCTCCACGCTCGAAATCTGGGGCCCGCTCCTCAATGGCGGCACCCTCGTCATCCCCTCGCAAGGCACCGGCCTCGATGAAATCGCCACCGCCGTCCGCGAAAAAGGCGTCACCGCACTCTGGCTCACCGCGGGTCTCTTCCAAGTGATGATCGAGGAGCACATGGCGTCTCTCAAAGGCCTCCGCTACCTCCTTGCCGGCGGCGACGTCCTCTCCGTCTCCCACATCCGCCAAGCCTTGGCCGCCCTTCCCGGCACCACCCTTATCAACGGCTACGGCCCCACGGAAAACACCACCTTCACCACCTGCCACATTATTGGTGAGCAGGACTGCGAACGCCCCTCCATCCCCATCGGCCGCCCAATCGCCAACACTACCGCCTTCATCCTCGACGACCAAGGCCGCCCCGTTCCTGCAGGCATCCACGGCGAACTCTTCACCGGCGGCGCGGGCCTCGCCCTCGGCTACCACGGCGACCCAACCCTCACTGCGGAAAAGTTCATCACCCATCCCCAGTTCGGCCGCCTCTATCGCACCGGCGACCTCTGCCGCTGGCTCGCAGATGGCACCATCGAGTTCATCGGCCGCCGCGACCATCAGGTAAAGGTCCGCGGCTTCCGCATCGAGCCCGGCGAAATCGAAACCGTCCTCGCCTCCCACCCCGAAGTCCGCCAAGCCAAGGTCGCCGTACGCGGTGATACGGCTGAAACCAAGCGCATCCTCGCCTGGGCCATCGTCGAGCAAGGCAGCCTGCTCGATTCCACCAAGCTCGATGCTTGGCTCTCCGCCCGCCTCCCCGCCTTCCTCCAACCCGACGGCGTCATGATCGTCGACGCCTTCCCGGTCACCGCGAATGGCAAAATCGACCTCGCCGCCCTGCCCGACCCCGCAAAAGCGCCCCCCGAAGCCCGCATCTTCACCCCGCCCCAAGGCGAGATCGAGCAACAGCTCGCCGCCATCTGGAGCGAACTACTAGGAACATCGGAGATCGGCCGCGAGGACGACTTCTTCTCCCTCGGTGGCCACTCGCTGATGGCCCTCCGCCTCTTCTCACGCATCTCCCGCGACTTCGGCCGCAGCCTGCCATTGGCCGCACTGCTCAGCCACCCGACCATCGCACGCCTCGCCTCCCTGCTCCAGTCCGAGTCGCAACCCAGCCCGGTCAAATCCGGCAAGCGAGGCCATCTCGTCACTCTCTTCGATCGCGGCACGCCACCACCACTCTTCTGCATCCATGGAGGCGACGGCGGCGTCATCTTCTACCGCGGCCTCGCGGAGCGCATGACCGGCGACTTCCCGATCCACGCCATCGAGGCGCTCTCGCTGAGTAACAGCACCCCCATCGAGGAATCCAGCGTCGAGGAGACCGCGGCCGCCTACATCCAGGAGCTTCTCGCCGTCCACTCCAGTGGTCCCTTCCGCCTCGCCGGATACTCCTTCGGTGGCGTCGTCGCCCACGAGATGGCCTGCCAACTCACCGAGCAGGGCCACACAGTCGAATTCCTCGGCCTTTTCGATACCCACAATCCCACCGCTCCCTCCAAGCGCTACTCCCTGGGCGGACGCCTCGGCGCCTTCTGGCAACAACAGGACGACTTGCCCCTCCCCGCGAAACTCGAGCGCCTGCGAGAACGCATCGCCGAGGGCATCGCAGTCCATCGCCAGGTGAAGAAGGAAGTCTCCGAAGCCATGAACATGGGCCCCGCCGAAGCCCATAGCGACCTGCGCCGCGTCCAGGTTCGCGAGGAAAACTGGCGCGCCATGCAGGCTTATCGCCCGCGGTCCTACGCCGGCACCACCACGCTCTTCAAGGCAATGACCCCGAGCGACAAGGTCGAGTGGCCGGCTGACTACGGATGGAGTTCGGTGGCACTTGGAGGGCTGAGGATCATCCCCGTCCCCGGGCGACACCTGACCCTATTCGACGAAGGAAACATCGGTCCGCTCGCGAGAGCATTGCAAGAAGCACTCCAGACTACCGCGATCGCGTGA
- a CDS encoding Fur family transcriptional regulator produces the protein MEQAILDKLDAFIRKKGLRKTPQRDAIVRTAFANDEHFTSEELFERSRKANAGVSRATVYRTISLLVEAGLLHEIDLGGDLKTYDPNFVDKPSHNHLVCIDCGKVLEFEDSHLELLNDCLTRRLGFRPMRQTIKIEACCEQLRKKGVCPNLIKARVTGKRLPARKR, from the coding sequence GTGGAACAGGCCATCCTCGACAAACTCGACGCCTTCATTCGGAAAAAAGGCCTGCGGAAGACCCCGCAACGCGATGCGATCGTGCGCACCGCCTTCGCGAACGACGAGCATTTCACCTCCGAGGAGCTGTTCGAGCGCTCACGGAAGGCCAATGCCGGCGTCTCCCGCGCCACCGTCTACCGGACCATCTCCCTGCTCGTGGAAGCCGGGCTGCTCCACGAAATCGACCTCGGCGGCGACCTCAAAACCTACGACCCGAACTTCGTCGACAAGCCGAGCCACAACCACCTCGTCTGCATCGACTGCGGCAAGGTCCTGGAATTCGAGGACTCCCACCTGGAGCTCCTCAATGACTGCCTGACCCGCCGCCTCGGCTTCCGGCCCATGCGCCAGACCATCAAGATCGAAGCCTGCTGCGAACAACTCCGCAAAAAGGGCGTCTGCCCCAACCTCATCAAGGCCCGCGTCACCGGCAAACGCCTCCCCGCCCGCAAGCGCTGA